The following are from one region of the Edaphobacter acidisoli genome:
- a CDS encoding DUF748 domain-containing protein — MHPTDTTHGTSDTTRSSRRARRFPGVLSFALLVVILLMMVLLPPMISVSRFQRRIAQSLSQSLGRTVHLDSVSLTLLPLPGFTFTNFVVDEDPAFGSEPIIRANSVRATLRLTSLWRRPIEFSTISFDQPSVNLVHLSNGKWNLESILLHAAHIQAAPTVQMKPGPTPRFPYIEATGARLNLKLDQEKTPFSLTDADFALWLPGPNQWHLRLKGTPARTDTDVADAGIIQIEGTLDRAASLGNVPLDLQGEWKEAPLGETTHLLFGRDLGVRGNLDLTATVQGTVSDSTIDARLRLIDARNADFVPSQPIQVDLDCLTTAANDFHAFKNLRCTWPPIASSPKPMLAVSGDIPDVRNLSATTLEIGTPGIPATTLFNWLRVSSSRVPDDVAVTGNLTGSITWHPASATATHWSGDLLLAGASLSTPASGSASFIDSDVSIQSIDSFLASQPKGRIARGKGKEKIAPAPTSGFNLAPVALALGGKEPAMLEGHVDHVGYTLHLTGMVSTARLLALGSAIPQFGDGLSQVLPPNHTPGPYRIDLSANRTWHGPQTWTDNITRPTPSRPHHSAHR, encoded by the coding sequence ATGCACCCAACCGACACCACACACGGCACCAGCGACACGACCCGCTCATCGCGCCGCGCTCGCCGCTTCCCTGGGGTGTTGTCGTTCGCGCTCCTCGTGGTCATTCTGCTCATGATGGTGTTGCTACCGCCGATGATCAGCGTCAGCCGTTTTCAGCGTCGCATCGCGCAAAGTCTCAGCCAAAGTCTAGGTCGTACCGTACATCTCGATTCCGTCAGCTTGACGTTGCTTCCGTTGCCCGGCTTTACCTTTACTAACTTCGTCGTCGATGAAGATCCGGCCTTCGGCTCCGAGCCCATCATCCGCGCCAACTCCGTGCGCGCTACGCTGCGTCTCACCTCACTCTGGCGTCGTCCCATCGAGTTCTCCACAATCAGCTTCGACCAGCCCAGCGTCAACCTTGTTCATCTCTCAAATGGCAAATGGAACCTGGAAAGCATCCTGCTGCATGCGGCGCATATTCAGGCTGCCCCAACGGTACAGATGAAACCGGGTCCAACGCCGCGTTTCCCCTACATTGAAGCTACCGGCGCCAGACTTAACCTCAAACTCGACCAGGAAAAGACCCCTTTCTCGCTCACCGATGCCGACTTCGCTCTCTGGCTTCCCGGCCCTAACCAGTGGCATCTGCGCTTAAAAGGCACTCCAGCGCGCACCGACACCGATGTCGCAGACGCAGGGATCATCCAGATTGAAGGCACGCTCGATCGTGCAGCCTCGCTCGGCAACGTTCCCCTCGATCTTCAGGGCGAATGGAAAGAAGCACCGCTCGGCGAGACCACTCATCTACTTTTTGGCCGCGACCTCGGCGTGCGAGGCAATCTCGACCTCACCGCAACAGTTCAGGGTACTGTCAGCGATAGCACCATCGACGCCCGCCTCCGACTTATCGACGCCCGCAACGCCGATTTCGTTCCGAGCCAGCCCATCCAGGTCGATCTCGACTGCCTCACAACCGCAGCGAACGACTTTCACGCCTTCAAAAACCTGCGCTGCACTTGGCCGCCAATCGCATCTTCACCAAAGCCGATGCTGGCCGTCTCAGGTGATATTCCCGATGTGCGCAATCTCAGCGCGACTACGCTTGAGATCGGCACACCAGGCATTCCTGCAACAACACTGTTTAACTGGCTTCGCGTCTCCAGTTCCCGCGTGCCCGACGATGTCGCCGTTACGGGCAACCTGACTGGTAGCATCACCTGGCATCCCGCTTCTGCAACTGCCACACACTGGAGCGGAGACCTGCTTCTCGCAGGAGCTAGCCTGAGCACTCCAGCCTCAGGTTCGGCATCATTCATCGACAGCGACGTCTCAATCCAGTCCATCGACAGTTTCCTGGCTAGTCAGCCGAAAGGGAGAATCGCTCGGGGCAAGGGCAAGGAAAAGATCGCGCCCGCGCCAACTTCCGGCTTCAACCTCGCGCCTGTTGCCTTGGCATTGGGAGGCAAGGAACCAGCGATGCTCGAAGGACATGTCGACCATGTAGGCTACACCTTGCATCTGACGGGCATGGTGTCAACTGCACGCCTGCTCGCCCTGGGCTCGGCAATTCCACAGTTTGGCGACGGACTCTCTCAAGTGCTACCTCCCAATCACACGCCTGGACCTTATCGCATCGATCTCAGCGCAAACCGCACATGGCACGGCCCGCAAACATGGACAGACAACATCACACGTCCGACACCTTCGCGGCCTCATCATTCTGCACATCGTTGA
- a CDS encoding LytR/AlgR family response regulator transcription factor, which produces MPFTALIIDDEALARQELQYLLERAGGVEVLGQGTNGIEAVELIRTHKPDVVFLDVQMPGLDGFGVLKKLLDRKIQMPQVVFATAFNQYAVRAFEVNAVDYLLKPFDRKRVMQTIEKATARLSAPAESAGDARLDALLRLMEEQAQAAQTPKVNTGKVIVRAQSRLLLVDQKDICFASIEEGTISVFTQTVEGHSNCRTLEELMEQLNPEMFWRAHRSFLVNIQHIREVVPWFKSSYQLRMDDPKRTEIPVSRAQTKRLRELFNL; this is translated from the coding sequence ATGCCGTTTACCGCTTTAATCATCGACGACGAAGCACTGGCGCGACAAGAGTTGCAGTATCTGTTGGAGCGCGCGGGTGGAGTCGAGGTGCTGGGGCAGGGTACCAACGGAATCGAAGCAGTGGAACTGATCCGGACGCACAAGCCAGATGTCGTGTTTCTCGATGTACAGATGCCTGGACTGGATGGGTTCGGCGTTCTGAAGAAACTTCTTGATCGCAAGATACAAATGCCTCAAGTGGTCTTTGCCACTGCATTCAATCAGTATGCCGTGCGTGCGTTTGAGGTGAATGCTGTTGATTATTTGCTGAAACCATTTGACCGCAAGCGAGTGATGCAAACGATCGAAAAGGCCACGGCACGACTATCTGCGCCAGCAGAATCGGCAGGGGATGCCAGACTGGATGCTCTGCTGCGACTGATGGAGGAGCAAGCCCAGGCTGCTCAAACTCCGAAGGTAAATACAGGTAAGGTCATTGTTCGAGCGCAGAGCAGGCTGCTGCTGGTAGACCAGAAGGATATCTGTTTTGCTTCGATTGAAGAAGGAACGATCAGTGTTTTTACGCAGACGGTGGAGGGCCACTCGAATTGCCGGACGCTGGAGGAGTTGATGGAGCAACTCAATCCTGAGATGTTCTGGCGTGCGCATCGTTCGTTTCTTGTGAATATCCAGCACATCCGCGAGGTGGTGCCGTGGTTCAAGTCGAGTTATCAGTTGCGTATGGATGATCCGAAGAGAACCGAGATTCCTGTAAGCAGAGCACAGACCAAACGGTTGAGAGAGTTATTCAATCTATAG
- a CDS encoding zinc ribbon domain-containing protein: MTKWNSKPVNEQTATGEDQLSMIPAWSVVLAIAVFVAFQYLFHGIMPHHRHELLPMRLLTGYFWGTTFASYVLLIGYISRDVKRRRMPAALWMLVVVVMPGGIGAVVYFLLRQPLLTPCPNCGAELAQDAHFCPQCQFQMAPACGKCFHGVQITDVYCRHCGHDLAEDQAPARLRVYSD, encoded by the coding sequence GTGACGAAGTGGAACTCCAAGCCGGTCAATGAGCAGACGGCAACTGGTGAAGATCAGTTGAGTATGATCCCGGCGTGGTCCGTTGTGCTCGCTATCGCCGTCTTCGTAGCTTTTCAGTATTTGTTTCATGGCATCATGCCTCACCACAGGCATGAGCTGCTGCCCATGCGCCTGTTGACCGGATATTTCTGGGGTACCACATTCGCAAGTTATGTTTTGCTGATTGGTTACATCAGCCGTGATGTGAAGCGCAGACGCATGCCTGCTGCATTGTGGATGCTTGTTGTCGTGGTGATGCCAGGAGGAATCGGTGCGGTAGTATACTTTCTGCTGCGTCAACCTCTGTTGACGCCTTGCCCGAACTGTGGCGCTGAACTGGCCCAGGATGCTCACTTCTGTCCGCAGTGTCAGTTCCAGATGGCGCCCGCGTGCGGGAAGTGCTTCCATGGGGTGCAGATTACCGATGTCTATTGCCGCCACTGTGGACATGATCTTGCCGAGGATCAGGCTCCGGCAAGGCTGCGCGTATATAGTGACTAA
- a CDS encoding RNA polymerase sigma factor — protein sequence MRSGAAIVQVALGVQDQAENAAIARGLKRQDAELIDHLIDLYQHRLMRYLLFLTGKRDVAEDLFQETWMRVLVRGAQYNGKARFDTWLFTIARNLVIDLSRKRTMSSLDEMSEGDDERPFEIAISDPSPLEHFQSRENSAEVGEVLLTLDSTYREVLVLRFYEELSLEEIAGVTRAPLSTVKSRLYRGLAALKPEMEKIRALRSAVEAI from the coding sequence ATGAGAAGTGGAGCCGCTATCGTTCAGGTTGCCCTCGGCGTGCAGGATCAGGCCGAGAATGCAGCGATTGCTCGTGGCCTGAAACGACAGGATGCGGAGTTGATCGATCACCTGATTGATCTCTACCAACACCGATTGATGCGCTATCTTCTGTTCCTTACTGGAAAGCGCGATGTGGCGGAGGATCTCTTTCAAGAGACATGGATGCGCGTGCTGGTGCGCGGCGCACAGTACAACGGCAAGGCACGCTTTGATACGTGGTTGTTTACAATCGCACGTAACCTCGTAATTGATCTCTCTCGCAAACGCACAATGTCGAGTCTGGACGAGATGAGTGAAGGCGATGATGAGCGTCCATTTGAGATTGCTATCTCGGATCCATCTCCTCTGGAGCACTTTCAGTCGCGTGAGAACTCTGCTGAAGTGGGCGAGGTGCTGCTGACGCTCGATTCGACCTATCGCGAGGTACTTGTTCTCCGGTTTTATGAAGAGCTTTCTCTTGAGGAGATCGCCGGCGTTACGCGTGCTCCTCTTTCCACGGTGAAGTCACGCTTGTATCGTGGGCTTGCGGCGTTGAAGCCGGAGATGGAGAAGATACGCGCTTTACGCTCTGCAGTGGAGGCGATATGA
- the rlmB gene encoding 23S rRNA (guanosine(2251)-2'-O)-methyltransferase RlmB, with translation MDVLYGLHPVEEALRSGARQLDHVSVARERRDERLDRLIQLCRASGVRVAVEPREQLTRLARTDAHQGVLAVVRERNFLSIEDLLSSKLDGFRFFLALDGIEDPHNLGALLRTADGAGVDGVVLPERRSASVTATVAKTSAGASEHVRIARVTNLVRALEQMKKNNIWVIGLDERGTPDYIDFDFKTDCVLVLGREGAGLHDLVKKTCDHLLRIPMGGQVSSLNVSVAGAVVMYEAMRQRRQFSSIGPKATKERKGLGS, from the coding sequence ATGGACGTTCTCTATGGGCTGCACCCGGTCGAAGAAGCCCTTCGCTCTGGCGCCCGTCAGCTTGACCATGTCAGTGTCGCCCGCGAGCGTCGTGACGAGCGGTTAGACCGGCTCATCCAGCTTTGCCGGGCTTCTGGGGTCCGCGTTGCCGTTGAGCCGCGAGAACAGTTGACCCGCCTTGCCCGAACCGACGCTCACCAAGGGGTCCTGGCTGTAGTCCGCGAACGAAATTTTCTCAGCATTGAAGACCTCTTATCATCTAAACTCGATGGATTCAGATTCTTCCTCGCACTTGACGGCATCGAAGACCCGCACAATCTAGGCGCGTTGCTTAGAACGGCTGACGGTGCCGGTGTCGATGGTGTCGTCCTCCCGGAGCGTCGTTCCGCCTCCGTTACTGCGACTGTTGCCAAAACATCTGCCGGTGCCTCGGAACATGTTCGCATCGCACGAGTTACGAACCTTGTTCGTGCTCTCGAACAAATGAAGAAGAATAATATCTGGGTCATTGGGCTGGACGAGCGAGGAACACCAGACTACATCGACTTCGACTTCAAAACTGACTGCGTTCTCGTACTAGGACGCGAAGGCGCAGGCCTGCACGATCTGGTCAAGAAGACCTGCGACCACCTGCTTCGGATACCAATGGGCGGTCAGGTTTCGTCTCTCAACGTATCGGTAGCAGGAGCAGTAGTCATGTACGAGGCAATGCGTCAGCGGCGACAGTTTTCGTCCATCGGACCAAAAGCGACGAAGGAGCGTAAGGGGTTGGGTTCCTGA
- a CDS encoding M1 family aminopeptidase, which yields MHRLLCLTLLSASALALNAQQHGTVLFSRDQNSTPAKKDESAQLEEPKVPVTDVERSSLTFTAYDLDVHLAPEKAQLAVHARFTVRNSGTQPLSRLVIQISSQLDWQSFSLEGQQGVTQLAFVEHGIDTDLDHTGKASEAVVRLPGPLAPGATATVSAFYSGEVRQSANRLERIGAPTSDAARADWDQVAPDLTALRGFGDVLWYPVAAAPVFLGDGAKLFHEIGENRLRQADATVRLRLAVSYVGDPPDAAFFCGRREQLVAVSENANVPVAQSPGVATAEFAARPLGFRPMSLFVTDQAPTVTDDKVIGVVTDHYDAVPMYAAAEAKVRPMLADWLGTAPLTMLDVLDHPGQPFEDDALLVVPVHAADPDQLAPVLVHSLTHAWFRSSHEWLDEGVPEFMGLVWLERTQGRDAALKRLQGQVNALALVEPTPKDGTVIGGESLIDATGEVYYRTKAAAVLWMLRGIVGDAALKTALQRYRMAGKDDADPETFERVLEAASRRDLRWFFDDWVYRDRGLPDLSIASVTPSPMPGTGLRGVSWLVAVDVRNDGAAAAEVPVTVRSGDLTITQRLRIPGQSDASTRIVFAGVPREVVVNDGSVPEVTAWSHTKEIAVH from the coding sequence ATGCATCGTCTGTTGTGCCTCACGCTTCTCTCTGCATCTGCGCTGGCCCTGAATGCCCAGCAGCATGGAACCGTGCTGTTCAGCCGTGACCAAAACTCGACTCCTGCGAAGAAGGATGAATCGGCTCAACTGGAGGAACCCAAGGTTCCTGTCACCGATGTTGAGCGAAGCTCGCTGACATTTACTGCCTACGATCTGGATGTGCATCTTGCGCCTGAAAAGGCACAGCTCGCCGTCCACGCCAGGTTCACTGTGCGAAACTCCGGCACGCAGCCTCTGTCCCGGCTGGTCATTCAGATCTCCTCGCAGCTCGACTGGCAGAGCTTCTCGCTGGAAGGCCAGCAGGGTGTCACGCAGCTTGCTTTCGTCGAGCACGGAATCGATACCGACCTGGACCACACGGGTAAGGCGTCCGAGGCGGTGGTTCGACTGCCCGGCCCACTGGCTCCTGGAGCAACGGCGACTGTATCCGCGTTCTACTCGGGTGAGGTGCGGCAGTCGGCGAACCGGCTTGAACGGATTGGCGCACCGACGAGCGACGCCGCGCGTGCCGACTGGGACCAGGTTGCTCCTGACCTGACCGCGCTCCGCGGCTTCGGCGATGTGCTCTGGTATCCGGTGGCTGCTGCTCCGGTCTTTCTCGGTGATGGAGCCAAACTGTTCCACGAGATCGGGGAAAACCGGCTCCGGCAGGCGGATGCGACCGTACGTCTGCGGCTGGCAGTCTCTTACGTTGGCGATCCTCCAGACGCGGCGTTCTTCTGTGGGCGGCGGGAGCAGCTCGTTGCGGTAAGCGAGAATGCCAATGTGCCGGTGGCACAGTCTCCAGGAGTGGCTACGGCAGAGTTTGCGGCGCGACCGCTTGGGTTCCGGCCGATGAGTCTCTTCGTAACCGACCAGGCCCCGACCGTGACCGATGACAAGGTCATCGGCGTCGTGACGGACCACTACGACGCGGTGCCGATGTATGCGGCGGCGGAGGCGAAGGTGAGGCCAATGCTCGCGGACTGGCTCGGGACCGCGCCGCTGACGATGCTTGACGTCCTCGACCATCCGGGGCAGCCGTTCGAGGATGACGCGCTGCTGGTGGTGCCGGTCCACGCGGCGGACCCTGACCAGCTGGCGCCGGTGCTGGTCCACTCTCTGACGCACGCGTGGTTCCGGTCGTCTCATGAGTGGCTGGATGAGGGGGTGCCGGAGTTCATGGGGTTGGTGTGGCTGGAGCGGACCCAGGGGCGGGATGCGGCGCTGAAGCGGTTGCAGGGGCAGGTGAACGCGCTGGCGCTGGTGGAGCCGACCCCGAAGGATGGGACGGTTATCGGGGGGGAGAGTCTGATCGACGCGACCGGGGAGGTGTACTACCGGACGAAGGCCGCGGCGGTGCTGTGGATGCTGCGGGGGATCGTGGGGGATGCGGCGTTGAAGACGGCGCTCCAGCGGTACCGGATGGCGGGGAAGGATGACGCGGACCCGGAGACGTTCGAGCGGGTGCTGGAGGCGGCCTCGCGGCGGGACCTCCGGTGGTTCTTCGACGACTGGGTGTACCGGGACCGGGGATTACCGGACCTCTCGATCGCGAGCGTGACGCCGAGTCCGATGCCGGGCACGGGCCTGCGGGGGGTGAGTTGGCTGGTGGCGGTCGACGTACGGAACGATGGGGCTGCGGCGGCGGAGGTTCCGGTGACGGTGCGGTCGGGGGACCTGACGATTACCCAGAGGCTCCGGATTCCGGGGCAGTCGGATGCGTCGACACGGATAGTCTTCGCGGGGGTGCCGCGGGAGGTGGTGGTGAATGACGGGAGCGTGCCGGAGGTGACGGCGTGGTCGCATACGAAGGAGATCGCCGTCCACTGA